One window of Quercus robur chromosome 5, dhQueRobu3.1, whole genome shotgun sequence genomic DNA carries:
- the LOC126725120 gene encoding transmembrane 9 superfamily member 7: protein MGTLCGLTVTTVLLFFLLFVSLSHSFYLPGVAPRDFQTGDPLPVKVNKLSSTKTQLPYDYYYLDYCKPGKILNSAENLGEVLRGDRIENSVYTFQMRKEQSCQVACKKKLNAETAKNFKEKIDDEYRVNMILDNLPVAVLRQRRDGIQSTTYEHGFRVGFKGNYAGSKEEKYFINNHLSFRVMYHKDLETDSARIVGFEVTPNSINHEYKDWDDKNPQLATCNKDTKNLVQGNVVPQEVETDKEVVFTFDVSFKESDIKWASRWDTYLLMNDDQIHWFSIINSLMIVLFLSGMVAMIMMRTLYRDIANYNQLDTQDEAQEETGWKLVHGDVFRAPINSGLLCVYVGTGVQIFAMTLVTMIFALLGFLSPSNRGGLMTAMVLLWVFMGLLAGYSSARLHKMFKGTEWKRNTLKTAFMFPGILFAVFFVLNALIWEERSSGAVPFGTMFALFCLWFGISVPLVFVGSYLGFKKPAIEDPVKTNKIPRQVPEQAWYMKPVFSILIGGILPFGAVFIELFFILTSIWLNQFYYIFGFLFIVFVILLITCAEITVVLCYFQLCSEDYHWWWRSYLTAGSSALYLFLYSVFYFFTKLEITKLVSGILYFGYMVIVSYAFFVLTGTIGFYASFWFVRKIYSSVKID from the exons atgggtACACTGTGTGGGCTTACAGTGACCACAgttctcttgttttttctcctctttGTCTCTCTATCTCACTCCTTCTACCTTCCTGGCGTTGCTCCTCGCGATTTCCAGACT GGAGACCCCTTGCCAGTCAAAGTGAACAAATTATCATCTACTAAAACACAACTTCCATATGACTACTACTATCTAGACTATTGTAAGCCTGGCAAGATTTTGAACAGTGCTGAAAACTTGGGGGAAGTTCTTCGAGGTGACCGCATTGAGAATTCTGTCTATACT TTCCAAATGAGGAAGGAGCAATCATGTCAAGTAGCctgtaaaaaaaaacttaatgctGAAACTGCTAagaattttaaggaaaaaatcgATGATGAATATCGAGTTAACAT GATTTTAGATAACCTTCCAGTTGCTGTCCTTAGACAGAGGAGGGATGGAATTCAGTCAACAACTTACGAACATGGTTTCCGTGTTGGGTTCAAAGGAAACTATGCTGGG AGCAAAGAGGagaaatatttcattaataaccACTTGAGCTTTAGAGTCATGTATCACAAGGATCTTGAGACTGATTCGGCTCGGATTGTAGGGTTTGAGGTTACCCCAAACAG CATTAATCATGAATACAAGGATTGGGATGATAAGAACCCTCAATTAGCAACGTGCAACAAAGACACCAAAAATTTAGTGCAAGGTAACGTCGTTCCACAAGAAGTTGAGACAGATAAGGAGGTTGTTTTTACATTTGATGTTTCCTTTAAG GAAAGTGATATCAAATGGGCATCTCGATGGGACACATACCTCCTCATGAATGATGATCAGATCCACTGGTTCTCCATTATAAACTCTCTGATGATTGTCCTTTTCCTTTCTGGCATGGTGGCCATGATCATGATGAGAACTCTGTACAGAGATATTGCCAATTACAATCAATTGGACACCCAAGATGAGGCCCAGGAAGAAACAGGATGGAAACTTGTCCATGGAGATGTTTTCAGGGCACCGATCAATTCTGGTTTACTTTGTGTTTATGTTGGTACAGGTGTTCAGATCTTTGCAATGACACTTGTGACAATGATTTTTGCTTTGCTTGGGTTCTTATCTCCTTCCAACCGAGGGGGGCTTATGACTGCCATGGTACTGTTGTGGGTTTTCATGGGCTTGTTAGCTGGTTACTCCTCAGCACGCCTGCACAAGATGTTTAAGGGCACAGAGTGGAAAAGGAATACCTTGAAAACTGCATTTATGTTTCCTGGCATTCTTTTCGCAGTATTTTTTGTTCTGAATGCCTTAATTTGGGAGGAGCGATCTTCTGGGGCAGTACCCTTTGGAACAATGTTTGCTCTTTTCTGCTTATGGTTTGGTATATCAGTGCCCTTGGTCTTTGTGGGTAGTTACTTGGGATTCAAAAAACCAGCCATTGAAGACCCTGTGAAGACTAACAAAATCCCCAGACAAGTACCAGAGCAGGCATGGTACATGAAGCCAGTCTTCTCTATACTTATTGGAGGCATTCTTCCATTTGGGGCTGTTTTCATTGAGCTCTTCTTCATCCTAACATCAATATGGCTAAACCAGTTCTATTACATCTTTGGCTTCCTTTTTATAGTCTTCGTTATCCTTCTAATCACTTGTGCGGAGATAACAGTTGTGCTCTGCTACTTCCAGTTGTGTAGTGAAGACTACCACTGGTGGTGGAGATCATACTTGACTGCCGGCTCCTCTGCCCTCTACCTGTTCCTTTACTCCGTCTTCTATTTCTTCACCAAGTTGGAGATCACAAAGCTGGTTTCAGGCATCCTTTACTTTGGGTACATGGTAATTGTATCCTACGCTTTCTTTGTCTTGACGGGAACCATTGGCTTCTATGCAAGCTTCTGGTTTGTTCGAAAGATTTACTCCTCTGTTAAAATCGACTGA